The genomic DNA CGAGGGACTATAAAAAACCCCAAGTAGAAGTTTTTTTTGACCACTTTGAACCTCAATTAGTATGTGTTCAGATGATTCAGAGTATAAAGATGgggacttatttaaaatacgaaAAGGAATGTGACAACGTAGGTAAATGGCGACACCACCCCCTCCCTTGCCTGTTCGATCATTTCTAATGAGATGGTAGCCAGGCAAAGAATAGGAAGTTGATGGAAGGCAAGGTTTCAAAAACGACTCCGACACCAAGATTGCATGAATTGCTTTGTTATCAAACGTAGATAAAAAATCTGAATAGTGCGAGGGAATGCTCTGCGCATTGATATGaactacattaaaatttttagggaATGGTGTGAACGTATTGTCTAAAACAGAGCCAAGTGGTACATCTGTGCTATGGAAGCTGTCGCTGGATAAAGAGGAGCCTGTACAATAAACACCCTCACTATCTGAGTTATTGTTAGAAGAagtcatacttataataattatgcttaatataataataaatataataaaaaaaaaagaatatgtatatataaaataaaatacaattttacaataaatatatatatatatacgaaaaaaaaataaaaaaaataaatgaagtttacaagtgaaaaaaaaggaaaaaaaaaacaaataagtactCTTCCATTCACCAGCAAGTCTAATAGGAAATCGCTTAAATCACATTAAATTATCAAACACTAATAAATGTATGTTCTAATCGGCGGTTCTTATACATATTTGCATTTAAATACAGCCACATACGcatctaattaaaaatatcaaaataatcatacagaaaaaaaaaaaaaaaaaacaaaaacaaattaaataaaataaaaaaaaatagaataaaataaaagagaaaaagaacaagaaattatttgtaaatcaaaaaaaaaataaactaaacaaggaaatcaaaaaagaaaaaccaaaatcttaaaaataaaaaaaactaatagctacacaatcaatatttaaattaacatgaGCGGTTAGTAATGGTACGCGATCGAACAAACCACAACTTAATGCTCTGCGgtaatgtttgtatactctttgctTTAAACGCAAACTGGATTGCACAATCAAAACGTTTAGCTCGTCCTTGTCTGTGGTTGGAAATTGACAAAAAGACAAGATTGACATTGAACATTGTTGTGACTTGTGAatacaaaatgaaatgaaaaatgtaataaaatttattgaggGTACAATAGTCGAAAAAGAGGTTATGTCAAGTTTTAACTAAACGAgactataattatttaagtacctacaccAGTGCAAAATCAGCAAAGCAGACTTTCTGCAAAGGGAAACAATAGTGAACAATACAATGTTTGAAACCAATTGAAGACTCTGGAAATCTCATAAAAGGCAGGCATTACCTTCTAACAGCTCGCCTAGGCTTTTCGACCTGAGGCTTGACTGTTTTAGACGAGGGAACTGCAGCATAAGAATGCACTGGCACAACACTTGCACTCGCTATAGCACTAGCTTGATCCGACGCGGCAGACGTGGTTGCCATTGGGATATCACCGGACTTTAATCCAATCAATTTCACCTCTGCAACTGAAAAAACTCGATGGCGCTTATTATCAGCGCCAAGAACAATTATGGACCCATCCCGCGTCCAGCATCGAGAAACTCCAAACTTTTGTCTCGCTGCCTGAAAGGCGTCATGTCGCTCCTTCGTCAGAAACTCGGATAAAGTGACCCCAGTGCCTTTAAGCTGTTTTTTTGAAAACCAAACTTGATTACGGATAGACAAGTCACTAAACTTGATCAATACAACACGAGCCTTGCCATCCTTTAACTGGCCCAAACGCTTGCAATAACTGAGTTTGGCTTCGGTCAGTTCTGGCATGCTAAGATTGCTGGACAATGCCTCCGCAACTGTTGCGGGCAAACTCTCCTTTTGCACTTCAGGTACACCATGCAGCAGCAGCATTTTCCTCCTGGTTCTTGTCTCCATATTATCACACTGCTTAGAGAGCACCTGGACTTGTAATTGAAGGCTTTCAAGTGATGTCAAGACAAATACTCTAAATGCACCAAACTGTGCTGCAACATTGGAATTTGGACTGGTTGCTGGGATGGATGTCTGAATGATGCGCTGAAACTCAGCCATTCGTGCATTAAAGTGCTCAGTTAATGCAGAAATAGAGTGTTCAATGGATGCCAAATTCTCCATTTTCTTGTTGTAAATTCCGATTAGTGttgattacaataaaatgtgAAGTActtaaggattttttatttggattgCTTGCTGGTATGTGGAAGATATGTTAatataacatttctaagtttagATTACctttaaattatctttattttaatttatttaatttattatttaatttaatttaatttaatttattatttctaagttatctttgataattatagatttctttcTTAACTAAATTATTACAGGTAATACCTTTTTAGAGATCGATACAAACCTGAGATAAAATATCTACCTCTTAAAACAGCTACTTTGAAATCACCGCTCAGTTTTCGTACAAgactttaaacaaaattgttCTTTGATAACAAAGTTTTAATGAATGCGGTTTTTGCAATTTGTTCCTCTGTTGCAGTTTGGAATAAGGACAAtccaaaaatatcattttaaatgcTCTTAATTCTAATACGTAAATATGCTTTTGAGTGTAAGGgggctttttaaataaaataaaatatatatacaacgacaatacgcacaacgacatctagccccaaagtaagcatagctgtgtatgggtactaagatgaatatttttatgaataatatacataaatactaataatatatagataaacaccaagacactgaaaagcaagttcatcacactaacattttcccgttgtaggaatcgaaccatACTCacagactcataaagcagggtcgctgcccaatacGCCAATCCCATAAGGCCATTCATAATAATTACCTAATGTatgcattaataataattaactaatcTATGCGGgaatttaaagtttttctttgACTAACTTAACTTAACACAAAATGTGAAACGTTAATTTTAATACTTCGTTTTGTTAAATGGAGCCTCTCTTCAATCAAAATCCTAAAGGTTACAGttcaattaaaagttttttaattaaaagtaattatcaGCTGAGGTCAATGATATGTGAGTGACTTGAGTTTTTGATAATGGATCGCCTCTTAAACGACTTTGCAAACTGTTAAGTTAATTATTCTTTGGTACATTGATGTTTACGTAATAACATTTGTCTTATAAATTAATACGCTTTCAATTACACAAACTAATGTAATTGAAGTGTCTGGGAGTTTTAAATAAGTGCTTGTTATTATGCTTATCTAAACGATAATGTAATTCAAAGAATTGTATGGCTTTCTATGCGTTCATCCTggctaatattattaatacgaCACATtcgtattgtttgtttgttacgatttcacAACTTAACTACCAACATTATGTACTATTCCATACAGGTTGCACCTTACCTTGGTGGTATCTTTTTTAGACCCTTTAAAGAAATGGATATACCTTTCATCTAGAAAGAATTAACTGATCCCGAGGGATGGATTAATTCCTTTTTTGAAAATGACAATcagaatttattgaaaaaaggtACACTAACGCGAACAGAGCCGCAGGTAGAAGCTAGTAAGTTTAGTTAATTAGTTAAGTTTAGTTGTATGAAACTTAAaaagtgattaaaataaataaagatggaAAACCAGGTCTAGAATATACTACATCAgtacctaaatatattattgcgGAAGCATAATCTGTAAAAATCCTATTAAACACTATTACATTTATGTGCAAAACAGCTTTTAGCTATTAAATAGTTACGATAGTAATATCTTAAATAAATGTAGGTACTACAACACGCAATGTTTCTAAATCAGTTTTTGGTAAACTTgcgtttaatttgtataatcaTCGGAACAACTTAACCTGtttggaaaaaataataaaaaaaataggtgtgGAGGGATATTCAATTACTGTTATCCAATACAATTCAATCATCTTCAAGCTCCCACATTAAATACATTGTACCTAACAGAATGAAAACAAACAATTTCGTATAGGTACGTACACAATAAACATTATTCTGAAGTAAAGTAAATTTCTTAGTAATAATGAAGTCCACCGCAAAGGGCAAGGAACCTTTACAATACAGAAAATCCATTTATATTACTAAAGTGAAAGTttgtctatttgtttttttatttgttacctatgttttattattataattatttgactgtttatttttacaccactatgaagttagcgtaataaaagaagaataggaagaatataaaaggcggccttatcgcttagtagcgatcccTGCAAggaaccttaggattaggacaacatgagcaagagcggacaggtggtgtaaaattattttaacctacATTTATATAGCTAAGtacaaatacaaacacaaaattgcacaaataagaaaaatataataaataaatataaaataataaactaatatatatactgaatcatattatatacataaatacttaagaacataagtTGTTCGTTTCAATCTCATGTTGCAcggatcattatgaaaattatctcTATGGATAGGTGGTATCCTGGAGACGGATATAGGATTTTTATCCCGGCCTAAATGAAGGGTTCCGACAAGATTCATAACAACATTCGTTTCGTAGTATATGGCCTTATTTCTGGATCGTCCACTGAAACAATCTAAACTTACTTTAGTACAGAAATTACATCCCGGAGATGGACAAGGAATGCTTTTAAATTCGAGTTTACTCCCTAACGGTACGAGTAAACACGTGAGCACAACCGCAAGTACAGCTAGTAATAAGTTGCCTTTAACCCTCAGTCCATATTAGTTGCCCCATTGCTTTGTGATAGATTTAGTGTTAAGAACCTTTACGCTTGTCGCATGCTAATCAATGGAATTACTGAAAGATCAAGCAgggaaataatttatatataaatatatagccccgaagtaagcgtagcttgtgttatgggtactaagatgactgacgaatatttttatgaataatatacatgaatgcttaaaatatgcagataaacacccagacactgaaaaacattcttggactcagaaatcagggttgctgctcactgcgccagtcgggtGTCGAAGTTGAAATGAagggaacacgtcctacaaattgccgctctgtgtccatcatcccgaggcgtaggtgttaagcctcattgtgtctgtaattacaccagcaaccatgccctttggcggcagaaataagcatagtagTAATGTTTAAATTCCCCTTACGAGTACTGCAACAAAAGTTATTATCATCACCATCTTCAACTCATTACGGCCCACTATATTGCACAGGTCACTCTCTCagacagtagcgtgcacttcatacatgcacaaaagtactgcatacccaaatttttttacatagctcgtattggaggggaatttttccattttatgccatttacctgctttatgcataccctggtcaaaaaacctgtgcacgccactgctctcagaatgagggtttaggctgtagtgcCAGGCTGGCaaagagcggattggtagacttcacgtgctattgggaacattatggagaactctcaggcatgtttgcttaaattaaaatggaaTATAACTCCAGAAAGTTAGATGTGAGTACCGGTGATCGTGCATCCCTTTCTTTAGGCTATTATCGCTTTTTAAAAGCCCTTCTACCACTAAAATGATGAGGTTGAACGAACAACATTTCGATCTAGATAGATTGTGCATAGGGGCAAAATAATACCCCACTATATTTCGAagttatactatttttatttgaaaagagAATTAATTAGACGAAGAAAGAAAAAGAGCATTGATCCTATACGCTGTCCCAATACAATTTAAGATGGGCTTTAAGGATTATAGTCACACGTCCACGGACCAACGGCCCGGAAATGTTGTTTTATGGTAATCAATGTCTATTTCAACAAGAGATCAATAGTCAATGATGTTTATATAATCTgagttattgtttgtttgtttctgccAATACTCGCATCCTGATAGCTACAATATGATACCGACGTGaccattttatttgaaaaataaacgcAACAGTACACAcaaaagaaaatgttatttccACTCTATTTGCGTATGATGTACGATCTTATTCATCTTATGCATTGTGCGGGGCCCTTTCTAACAGCAAATAGACCGTTCACTATAAGAGGGCGAATGATGTTTATGTAAACTTTTATACCTACAGCAGCCCCTGGAGCGTGTTTCTCCTCAAATTTGATATCATTCCCTTACGCTTCCGTGAAAATAAATAGGGTAACATTCAAACGTTTGGCCAGATAGGATTATTATGCGACTCTAAGTGTATGATTGCTATAACAAGCATTTGGAAGTTTCTGTATTGTCGCTTGGACAGGATAAAAAAATTGTGCAGAAAAAAGTGTATTGGCACTACAGCCCTTTGTGAACCAAGGCCTGCTCCAGTGGATGATGATGTTATCCACATTTAATGTCCTCTGCTATAAACAGTTCGCCTGTGTGCGCCGTTCTACATTTGGCGGTCTCAACACtacctaactagatggcgccactaaGATCCTGCATCGTGCTAGCgaagtttttacaaataatgacgatatacaacgtgtaacggaattacgaaatactgttgaagggtacataagtatatttcataaggaataatccagtaaaaatattaaatgaaaagaagcatatttatttttccatagaaactaattcaaaaaattgtaagtgtttagttatgacaaccctattgaagataatagATCGACACGTGTATAGTACTTGCgcaacgcgacgcgtacctaattaagTGACAGGAGATTTTACTTATGCCTTTGATGTTTGGGCTGTATCTATTtcttacagtaaaaactatagcaacggtttactcaaaaactataagcctTTCGGTATCACAtataagtctcaaagacagtaaaTATTGCCAGTAAATGATGATAGTagtaaagcctctgaagtattatttcggtgttCAGGTACACAttgtatacaacttccaaagatgaatggccagacctcggtccccgagcacgaacACCCGCTTCGAggaatctttatattattacggTCTAGCACATCACTGTAGCTCCCGTACACATAATCGTAAGTGTAATGCGAATTACGTCCCCTGGACCCTATATACGACTCCATAACTACATAGCCATTTTGGGAACGAGTGGGAATATGTAGCATTGTAAAGCCCtccattacattttataaagccATCATAGTCGCTATTGCGTAACTCCTTGGAGAAGCCTGCCTTAATTAGGATCGATGTTAATGGATACCACAAAATGGCGTCAGGGAAGCAATTTTTACAGAATTAACTTGGCTGAATTAGGGTCTAACTCTCGGGTTTgactttaaaaatgtattttgtagCAATCTTCAGTCATGAGTTACCACcttacctacaaagacgtgctaagAGATTTATGCCCGAAAAAAAAccgtgataactattggtgaacggtgatgtatgcctagggatctccttagattaggcgttactaaTTAACGCATTACCTTTTTCACCGTTAGTAAAAACGAGCAGTAGAATTCCGTTACGATTATACGATGACTTGGGTGTTGAtttcaagatagaaaaaataaacgatttgaagGTGGGCctattttttattccggaaTAAGCTGTTAATATCTATGGaatataaattaagaaataacgCCAGATTACAACTTCGTAACACCAAAAAACGCGATTTTTGGAAATTTGTTTAAAGTTGCCATTCCTATTTtgtgtaataacaaaaaataaatttttaacttcTTGCATGCATAGATAGAAGTAGATAGATTAAGATATCAGGAAAACTTTTGGTTTAATAGATTCCATCTTGTTCTCGAACTTAAAGTTGCCTAGTTCCTTcgcttaaacttttattataacaacaattttttcgtggataatattatgtaaagttaACTTTACCCACCTACTCCAGTGAAATGCAAACAATATGGAAATCAGAAAACTCGCGCTTCGCTATGCGCAAAAACTTTTTCTATTAACGACTTATATCACGACGTTCCACGTGCATAATGACGATATTAAAGCACCAGTTTTATGTTTATCGCACTATCAGAACTACTTTAATGGCTTCTATTGTAGGTATGTTATGCTGAAAACTTCGGTGAAATTTCTTTGCACCCTCTCACCGTACGCACACATACCAAGGTTATGAATTTTAGCTAACTTTAATAAAAGCGGACCCGAATTCTGATTGCGTTCCGGGTGCTACTTTCTTTAATGCCTCATGATTATATTGCAACTTTTTTCCACATCGAACAAAATAATAGGCCGAACCATATACCTATCTcttagggggcgttcataaaatacgtgagatttttAAGGGGGGAGGGTCGAGTCGAATCTCATCTAAGCATACGTATGAGAgatctcggcaaatatcacgcaattttttttctgattgtaacaaaaaaaaaatatactacatactacataattttttggtacatttaatctagattgtacatacttaagatttaatttaaatacaatcgtaatacgattaagatcattGACTTATTCGTTCGaaagaaaataatgttattcACACTTCGACGTTATACATCTACTGACTGTGAAACCaccttatttgttttatactatttgttttaacgcgtttacgtaagactttgaaaaatctcacgtgagattggggcataggagggggttgaataaaatctcacgataTCTCACCAGGGGGAaggagggacagaaaattaaaaaaaaactcctcacgtaatttatggacgcccactaatagaaaattttatataatttcaaaactaaaaattttgttttcaatCGCCATCGTCAAATTAGGTATAGAATATTAATTCTTACAAAATAGTAACAtggtattcaaaatttaaagtcaaatatttctttattcaaataggcatatagatgacacttttgatgcgtacatgtaaaatatgacatagaagtgactTGACGGCAATGACTAATTtcgttaaacttaaaaataaagctacgagggttccaaacgcaccctgttctaagaagaaggccacaacaaagttagccggttgttttttttgttatcaccatttcacattgtcatttaaaactattaaaaaagcgACCTGGTCAAAGCAATAATTAACACAGCATTTCTATCGTAGACcttaatactttaatactttctataagtttaagt from Pararge aegeria chromosome 5, ilParAegt1.1, whole genome shotgun sequence includes the following:
- the LOC120623645 gene encoding uncharacterized protein LOC120623645, whose product is MENLASIEHSISALTEHFNARMAEFQRIIQTSIPATSPNSNVAAQFGAFRVFVLTSLESLQLQVQVLSKQCDNMETRTRRKMLLLHGVPEVQKESLPATVAEALSSNLSMPELTEAKLSYCKRLGQLKDGKARVVLIKFSDLSIRNQVWFSKKQLKGTGVTLSEFLTKERHDAFQAARQKFGVSRCWTRDGSIIVLGADNKRHRVFSVAEVKLIGLKSGDIPMATTSAASDQASAIASASVVPVHSYAAVPSSKTVKPQVEKPRRAVRR